In the genome of Pseudomonas protegens, one region contains:
- a CDS encoding sigma-54-dependent Fis family transcriptional regulator has translation MSLIATDRAQPSMSALVSYLEHDPQPTIVLDTDYNIIAANTAYQRQFGVAGKPHVGAKCYRVSHQFAVPCDQAGEHCPMRKAHDSRVPERMLHIHHTPRGPEHVDVELRPIIGEAGTVVAYVERLSSVAVASVQPQQKGLVGRSPAFNEALSALQRAAPAPIPVLLQGESGTGKELFARALHDGSPRASGPLVVVDCTGLTETLLESELFGYEKGAFTGALQRKIGLAEAAHGGTLFLDEIGEVPLAMQVKLLRLIESGSFRPVGSLRTVHSDFRLVAATHKPLKEMVAAGSFRQDLYYRISAFPIRLPALRERSDDLPLLIDSLLRRLDPGVVPRVDPQALEQLQLYTYPGNIRELRNILERARLFSDDGVIRLQDLPAELRSPQPHAPVTRRRASKDLEQLAHALEVFDGSRSELAKALGLSERTLYRRLKALGL, from the coding sequence ATGTCCCTGATCGCCACCGACCGTGCCCAGCCGTCCATGTCTGCCCTGGTGTCCTACCTCGAACACGATCCGCAGCCGACCATCGTGCTCGACACCGACTACAACATCATCGCCGCCAACACCGCCTACCAGCGCCAGTTCGGCGTGGCCGGCAAGCCCCATGTCGGCGCCAAGTGCTACCGCGTATCCCACCAGTTCGCCGTGCCCTGCGATCAGGCCGGGGAGCATTGCCCGATGCGCAAGGCCCATGACAGCCGGGTGCCGGAGCGCATGCTGCACATCCACCACACCCCGCGCGGCCCGGAGCACGTGGACGTGGAATTGCGGCCAATCATCGGCGAGGCCGGGACCGTGGTGGCCTATGTCGAACGCCTCAGCTCAGTGGCGGTGGCGTCGGTACAGCCCCAGCAGAAGGGCCTGGTGGGGCGCTCGCCGGCCTTCAACGAAGCCTTGAGCGCCTTGCAGCGGGCGGCCCCGGCGCCGATCCCAGTATTGCTGCAGGGCGAATCCGGGACTGGCAAGGAGTTGTTCGCCCGCGCCCTGCACGATGGCAGCCCACGGGCCAGCGGGCCGCTGGTGGTGGTGGACTGCACCGGGCTCACCGAAACCCTGCTGGAAAGCGAATTGTTCGGCTACGAGAAGGGCGCCTTCACCGGCGCCCTGCAACGCAAGATCGGCCTGGCGGAAGCGGCCCACGGCGGCACCCTGTTTCTCGACGAGATCGGCGAGGTGCCGCTGGCCATGCAGGTCAAATTGCTGCGCCTGATCGAGTCCGGCAGCTTCCGCCCGGTGGGCAGCCTGCGCACCGTGCACTCGGATTTTCGCCTGGTGGCGGCGACCCACAAGCCGCTCAAGGAAATGGTCGCCGCCGGCAGCTTCCGCCAGGACCTGTACTACCGCATCAGCGCCTTCCCGATCCGCCTGCCGGCCCTGCGCGAACGCAGCGACGACCTGCCGCTGCTGATCGACAGCCTGCTGCGCCGCCTCGATCCCGGGGTGGTGCCGCGGGTCGACCCCCAGGCCCTGGAACAACTCCAGCTGTACACCTACCCGGGGAACATCCGCGAGCTGCGCAACATCCTCGAACGGGCGCGGTTGTTCAGCGACGACGGGGTGATCCGCCTGCAGGACCTGCCGGCGGAACTGCGCAGTCCCCAGCCCCATGCCCCAGTGACCCGCCGTCGCGCCAGCAAGGACCTGGAGCAACTGGCCCATGCCCTGGAGGTCTTCGATGGCTCGCGCAGCGAGCTGGCCAAGGCCCTGGGGCTGAGCGAGCGGACCCTGTACCGGCGGCTCAAGGCCCTGGGTTTGTAG
- a CDS encoding MBL fold metallo-hydrolase translates to MIIRDTLRVEAFFDPQTWTISYLVMDQASRRCALIDSVLDYDPKSGRTRTESADRLIARVRELDARVDWILETHVHADHLSAAAYLKDQLGARVAIGNQITRVQKVFGALFNEAPAFARDGSQFDVLLEDGAEFSIGGLSARALHTPGHTPACMTYLVQVGDECVAFVGDTLFMPDYGTARCDFPGADARTLYRSIGKILALPPETRLFMCHDYLPNGRELQYMTTVAEQRANNIHIHQGVDEDSFVRMREARDATLDMPVLILPSVQVNMRSGHFPEPEDNGVSYLKIPLNTL, encoded by the coding sequence ATGATCATCCGCGACACCCTGCGTGTAGAAGCCTTTTTCGACCCTCAGACCTGGACCATCAGCTACCTGGTGATGGACCAGGCCAGCCGCCGCTGCGCGCTGATCGACAGCGTGCTGGACTACGACCCGAAATCCGGCCGCACCCGCACCGAGTCCGCCGACCGCCTGATCGCCCGGGTGCGCGAACTGGACGCCCGGGTCGACTGGATTCTGGAAACCCACGTGCACGCCGATCACCTGTCCGCCGCGGCCTACCTCAAGGACCAGCTGGGAGCCCGGGTGGCCATCGGCAATCAGATCACCCGGGTGCAGAAAGTCTTTGGCGCGCTGTTCAACGAGGCCCCGGCCTTTGCCCGCGACGGCAGCCAGTTCGACGTGCTGCTGGAAGACGGCGCCGAATTCAGCATCGGCGGCCTCAGCGCCCGAGCCCTGCACACCCCGGGGCACACCCCGGCCTGCATGACCTACCTGGTGCAAGTGGGCGATGAGTGCGTGGCCTTTGTCGGCGACACCCTGTTCATGCCCGACTACGGCACCGCCCGCTGCGACTTCCCCGGGGCCGATGCGCGAACCCTGTACCGCTCGATCGGCAAGATCCTCGCCCTGCCCCCAGAGACCCGGCTGTTCATGTGCCACGACTACCTGCCCAACGGCCGCGAACTGCAATACATGACCACCGTCGCCGAGCAGCGCGCCAACAACATCCACATTCACCAGGGCGTCGACGAAGACAGCTTCGTGAGGATGCGCGAAGCCCGCGACGCAACCCTGGACATGCCGGTGCTGATCCTGCCCTCGGTGCAGGTCAACATGCGCAGCGGGCACTTTCCCGAGCCCGAAGACAACGGCGTGAGCTACCTGAAGATTCCCCTGAACACCCTATAA